In the genome of Kitasatospora cathayae, one region contains:
- a CDS encoding ABC transporter substrate-binding protein: protein MKTSAERLAALGCAGLVAVTVAGCGSVTDAVKGDSGKSITMGTRGLTSVLDPAGAYDTGSWLVLSNTFQSLLAFPPAASSPTPDAAQSCEFTSGDATQYHCVLRPGQKFSNGHPLTAADVVFSIERTKKIKDPNGPGGLLDTIKSVEAKGDNEVVFQLSTADATLPAKLATPAGAIVDHEVYPADKLLDNDKVVGSGPYKLDSVETMTPEGGSAKVLAKVVLTPNGKYAGDAKLQNDKFTVRYFDSPTALKDELDKGGVDLTDNSLEPNTAARILDDQQNGKGGLTVVQGESSDTNSIAFNTKDATTGNLAVRQAVAQLVDRKALARDVFARTVQPLYSMVPTGITGHNTAFYDKYNEPDVSKAKAYLAAAKIPTPVKLNLASGRSRTGTSEIDTLKRQLETGGLFQVTTQIENDSTAYQKGRSEGKYQAYLVGWTADYPDPDNYIGPLVTEDSVYHTGWVDERISQKLLPEGLKQADRGAVNGIYNQVQGIVAENVPLIPMFQTKAFFAAKPYVTGVESTTDTTGVFRFWEIGRNKK, encoded by the coding sequence GTGAAGACTTCAGCTGAACGCCTTGCAGCACTCGGCTGCGCCGGTCTGGTCGCCGTGACGGTGGCCGGTTGCGGATCGGTCACCGACGCCGTGAAGGGGGACAGCGGCAAGTCGATCACCATGGGCACCCGCGGCCTTACCAGCGTCCTGGACCCGGCCGGCGCCTATGACACCGGCTCGTGGCTGGTGCTCTCCAACACCTTCCAGTCGCTGCTCGCCTTCCCTCCCGCCGCCAGCTCCCCGACCCCGGACGCCGCCCAGTCCTGCGAGTTCACCAGCGGCGACGCCACCCAGTACCACTGCGTGCTCCGCCCCGGCCAGAAGTTCTCCAACGGCCACCCGCTCACCGCCGCCGACGTCGTGTTCTCGATCGAGCGCACCAAGAAGATCAAGGACCCGAACGGTCCGGGCGGCCTGCTGGACACGATCAAGTCGGTCGAGGCCAAGGGCGACAACGAGGTGGTCTTCCAGCTCTCGACGGCCGACGCGACCCTGCCGGCCAAGCTGGCCACCCCGGCCGGCGCCATCGTCGACCACGAGGTCTACCCGGCCGACAAGCTGCTCGACAACGACAAGGTCGTCGGCTCCGGCCCGTACAAGCTCGACTCGGTCGAGACCATGACCCCCGAGGGCGGTAGCGCCAAGGTCCTCGCCAAGGTCGTGCTGACTCCCAACGGCAAGTACGCCGGCGACGCCAAGCTGCAGAACGACAAGTTCACCGTGCGGTACTTCGACAGCCCCACCGCGCTGAAGGACGAGTTGGACAAGGGCGGCGTCGACCTCACCGACAACAGCCTGGAGCCGAACACCGCCGCCCGGATCCTCGACGACCAGCAGAACGGCAAGGGCGGTCTGACCGTCGTCCAGGGCGAGAGTTCCGACACCAACTCGATCGCCTTCAACACCAAGGACGCCACCACCGGGAACCTCGCCGTCCGTCAGGCCGTGGCGCAGCTGGTCGACCGGAAGGCCCTCGCCCGCGATGTCTTCGCGCGCACCGTCCAGCCGCTGTACTCGATGGTCCCGACCGGCATCACCGGCCACAACACCGCCTTCTACGACAAGTACAACGAGCCGGACGTCAGCAAGGCCAAGGCGTACCTCGCCGCCGCCAAGATCCCCACGCCGGTCAAGCTCAACCTCGCCTCGGGGCGCTCGCGCACCGGCACCAGCGAGATCGACACGCTGAAGCGCCAGTTGGAGACCGGCGGCCTGTTCCAGGTCACCACCCAGATCGAGAACGACTCGACCGCCTACCAGAAGGGCCGGAGCGAGGGCAAGTACCAGGCGTACCTGGTCGGATGGACCGCGGACTACCCGGACCCTGACAACTACATCGGGCCGCTGGTCACCGAGGACAGCGTCTACCACACCGGGTGGGTGGACGAGCGGATCAGTCAGAAGCTGCTGCCGGAAGGTCTCAAGCAGGCCGACCGCGGCGCCGTGAACGGGATCTACAACCAGGTCCAGGGCATCGTCGCGGAGAACGTGCCGCTGATCCCGATGTTCCAGACCAAGGCCTTCTTCGCGGCCAAGCCGTACGTCACCGGCGTCGAGTCGACCACCGACACCACCGGCGTCTTCCGCTTCTGGGAGATCGGCCGCAACAAGAAGTAG
- a CDS encoding response regulator: MTIRVLLVDDQPLLRTGFRMILEAESDLVVVGEAGDGQQALDQVRALQPDVVLMDIRMPRMDGVEATRRIAGPGRDGPAKVLVLTTFDLDEYVVEALRAGASGFLLKDVPAEELVQAIRVVADGAAMLAPSITRRLLDMYATKLPSGEEAPPQALSALTERELEVLKLVARGLSNAEIAAELFVSETTVKTHVGHVLTKLQLRDRVQAAVYAYESGLVRPGTL; the protein is encoded by the coding sequence GTGACGATCCGTGTGCTGCTGGTCGACGACCAGCCGCTGCTGCGCACCGGTTTCCGGATGATCCTGGAGGCCGAGTCCGACCTGGTGGTGGTCGGTGAGGCCGGCGACGGTCAGCAGGCGCTGGACCAGGTGCGGGCGCTGCAGCCCGACGTGGTGCTGATGGACATCCGGATGCCGCGGATGGACGGCGTCGAGGCGACCCGCCGGATCGCCGGTCCGGGCCGGGACGGCCCGGCCAAGGTGCTGGTGCTGACCACCTTCGACCTGGACGAGTACGTGGTGGAGGCGCTGCGCGCGGGCGCCAGCGGCTTCCTGCTGAAGGACGTCCCGGCGGAGGAGCTGGTGCAGGCGATCCGGGTGGTCGCGGACGGCGCGGCGATGTTGGCGCCGAGCATCACCCGCCGGCTGCTGGACATGTACGCCACCAAGCTGCCCTCGGGCGAGGAGGCGCCGCCGCAGGCGCTGAGCGCGCTGACCGAGCGGGAGTTGGAGGTGCTGAAGCTGGTGGCGCGCGGGCTGTCGAACGCGGAGATCGCGGCCGAGCTGTTCGTCAGCGAGACGACCGTGAAGACCCACGTCGGGCACGTGCTGACCAAGCTCCAGCTGCGCGACCGGGTGCAGGCGGCGGTGTACGCCTACGAGAGCGGGCTGGTGCGGCCGGGCACGCTGTAG
- a CDS encoding RecB family exonuclease, whose product MQQTDTSSAAGAPARPAAPPTGLSPSRAGDFLTCPLLYRLRVIDRLPEPPSAAATRGTLVHAVLERLFDSPAAERTPERALGLLRPQWERLLGERPELGSLFPDDPDGAALTRWLADAEKLVGQWFRLEDPTRLHPVERELYVETALESGLLLRGYIDRVDVAPTGEVRLVDYKTGRAPSRDFEGKAMFQMKFYALVVWRWKGVIPKRLQLVYLGGGGDVVSYDPDEADLLAVERKLQALWERISHAVATGDFPATRNRLCDWCDHQASCPEFGGTPPPYPLPVPAQARTSDESDPTGDPMSKES is encoded by the coding sequence ATGCAGCAGACCGACACCAGCAGTGCCGCCGGGGCTCCGGCGCGCCCGGCGGCGCCCCCGACCGGGCTGTCCCCGTCCCGCGCGGGGGACTTCCTCACCTGTCCCCTGCTGTACCGGCTGCGGGTGATCGACCGGCTGCCCGAGCCGCCGAGCGCGGCGGCGACCCGGGGCACCCTGGTGCACGCGGTGCTGGAGCGGCTGTTCGACAGCCCGGCGGCCGAGCGGACGCCGGAGCGGGCGCTGGGCCTGCTGCGCCCGCAGTGGGAGCGCCTGCTGGGCGAGCGCCCGGAGCTGGGCTCGCTGTTCCCCGACGACCCGGACGGCGCGGCGCTGACCCGCTGGCTGGCGGACGCCGAGAAGCTGGTCGGCCAGTGGTTCCGGCTGGAGGACCCGACCCGGCTGCACCCGGTGGAGCGGGAGCTCTACGTGGAGACGGCCCTGGAGTCGGGGCTGCTGCTGCGCGGCTACATCGACCGGGTGGACGTCGCCCCCACCGGCGAGGTCCGGCTGGTGGACTACAAGACCGGCCGGGCGCCCTCGCGGGACTTCGAGGGCAAGGCGATGTTCCAGATGAAGTTCTACGCGCTGGTGGTGTGGCGCTGGAAGGGCGTGATCCCCAAGCGCCTCCAGCTGGTCTACCTCGGCGGCGGCGGGGACGTGGTCAGCTACGACCCGGACGAGGCCGATCTGCTCGCGGTGGAGCGCAAGCTGCAGGCGCTGTGGGAGCGGATCAGCCACGCGGTGGCCACCGGGGACTTCCCGGCCACCCGCAACCGGCTCTGCGACTGGTGCGACCACCAGGCGAGCTGCCCGGAGTTCGGCGGCACCCCGCCGCCGTACCCGCTGCCCGTGCCGGCACAAGCCCGTACGTCGGATGAGAGCGATCCCACGGGGGATCCGATGAGCAAGGAGTCCTAG
- a CDS encoding site-2 protease family protein — translation MSDTRGQQTSEQPPQDGGRPTGPPPERGGGLLMGRPFGVPIYVTPSWFVIAALITWVFGGQLGDVLPELGSGVRYLLAFFFAVAFYASVLVHELAHTLVALRYKLGVRRIQLQFFGGVSEIENEAASPWREFWLAFVGPLLSLVLGGVFYLALRAVELSSVPGVLLTGLMVSNLVVAAFNLLPGLPLDGGRMLRAVVWAVTGKAMTGTVAAAWIGRALAIVVLIGLPLVSASRGGQRTTTDTLVDAVLAAVLAAIIWNGATGSLRNARLKEALPELRLRDLARRTVEVTADTPLGEAMRRAREAEAGAVVVVDGRGDPIAIVRESAVRAVPEHRRPWVAVGPLARDLEPGLRLDADLRGEDLLRAIQATPAGEYLVVEADGRVYGVAALTDIEQRLTAAVSGR, via the coding sequence GTGAGCGACACCAGGGGGCAGCAGACCTCCGAGCAGCCACCGCAGGACGGCGGGCGCCCCACCGGGCCGCCCCCGGAGCGCGGCGGCGGCCTCCTGATGGGGCGCCCCTTCGGCGTGCCCATCTACGTCACCCCGTCCTGGTTCGTCATCGCCGCCCTGATCACCTGGGTGTTCGGCGGACAGCTCGGCGACGTCCTGCCCGAACTCGGCAGCGGCGTGCGCTACCTGCTGGCGTTCTTCTTCGCGGTCGCCTTCTACGCCTCCGTGCTGGTGCACGAACTCGCCCACACCCTGGTCGCGCTGCGCTACAAGCTCGGGGTGCGGCGGATCCAGCTGCAGTTCTTCGGCGGCGTCTCCGAGATCGAGAACGAGGCCGCGAGCCCCTGGCGAGAGTTCTGGCTGGCCTTCGTCGGCCCGCTGCTCTCCCTGGTGCTCGGCGGCGTCTTCTACCTCGCGCTGCGCGCCGTCGAACTGTCCAGCGTGCCCGGGGTGCTGCTGACCGGCCTGATGGTCTCCAACCTGGTGGTCGCCGCCTTCAACCTGCTGCCCGGTCTGCCGCTGGACGGCGGCCGGATGCTGCGCGCCGTGGTCTGGGCGGTCACCGGCAAGGCGATGACCGGCACGGTGGCCGCCGCCTGGATCGGCCGGGCGCTCGCCATCGTGGTGCTGATCGGCCTACCGCTGGTCAGCGCCTCCCGCGGTGGCCAGCGCACCACCACCGACACCCTGGTGGACGCGGTGCTGGCCGCCGTGCTGGCCGCGATCATCTGGAACGGCGCCACCGGCAGCCTGCGCAACGCCCGGCTCAAGGAGGCGCTGCCCGAACTGCGGCTGCGCGACCTGGCCCGCCGCACCGTCGAGGTCACCGCCGACACCCCGCTCGGCGAGGCGATGCGCCGGGCCCGCGAGGCCGAGGCCGGCGCGGTCGTGGTGGTGGACGGCCGGGGCGATCCGATCGCCATCGTCCGCGAGTCCGCGGTACGCGCCGTACCGGAGCACCGCCGCCCCTGGGTGGCAGTCGGCCCGCTCGCCCGCGACCTCGAGCCCGGGCTGCGGTTGGACGCCGACCTCCGCGGCGAGGACCTGCTGCGGGCCATCCAGGCCACCCCGGCGGGGGAGTACCTGGTGGTCGAGGCGGACGGCCGGGTGTACGGCGTGGCCGCGCTCACCGACATCGAGCAGCGTCTCACCGCCGCCGTCTCGGGCAGGTGA
- a CDS encoding tRNA (adenine-N1)-methyltransferase — protein sequence MSEPTGAARRRGPFQVGDQVQLTDPKGRHYTFTLQAGNQFHTHKGAFPHDELIGAPEGTVVRTTGNVPYLALRPLLPDYVLSMPRGAAVIYPKDAGQILAMADIFAGARVVEAGVGSGALSTYLLRAVGEQGMLASYERRQDFADIAQGNVERYFGGPHPAWKLTVGDLQDNLVETDVDRVILDMLAPWECLDVASKALVPGGLICCYVATTTQMSKTVEALREHGTFTEPQAWETMVRTWHLEGLAVRPDHRMIGHTGFLLTARRLADGVEPPLRRRRPAKGAYGEDYDSGAPEPTLQERAAARKAARDSEAEQPDLG from the coding sequence ATGTCCGAACCGACCGGTGCCGCCCGCCGACGCGGGCCCTTCCAGGTCGGGGACCAGGTCCAGCTGACCGACCCCAAGGGTCGCCACTACACGTTCACGCTCCAGGCCGGGAACCAGTTCCACACCCACAAGGGTGCGTTCCCGCACGACGAGCTGATCGGCGCCCCCGAAGGCACGGTCGTGCGCACCACGGGGAACGTCCCGTACCTCGCGCTGCGCCCCCTGCTCCCCGACTACGTCCTGTCCATGCCGCGCGGCGCCGCCGTGATCTACCCCAAGGACGCGGGGCAGATCCTGGCGATGGCCGACATCTTCGCGGGTGCCCGCGTGGTCGAGGCGGGTGTCGGCTCCGGGGCGCTCAGCACCTACCTGCTGCGCGCCGTCGGCGAGCAGGGCATGCTGGCCTCCTACGAGCGCCGGCAGGACTTCGCGGACATCGCCCAGGGCAACGTCGAGCGCTACTTCGGCGGCCCCCACCCGGCGTGGAAGCTGACCGTCGGCGACCTCCAGGACAACCTGGTCGAGACCGACGTCGACCGCGTCATCCTCGACATGCTGGCCCCCTGGGAGTGCCTGGACGTCGCCTCCAAGGCGCTCGTCCCCGGCGGCCTCATCTGCTGCTACGTGGCCACCACCACGCAGATGTCCAAGACCGTCGAGGCGCTGCGCGAGCACGGCACCTTCACCGAGCCGCAGGCCTGGGAGACCATGGTCCGCACCTGGCACCTGGAGGGCCTGGCCGTCCGCCCGGACCACCGGATGATCGGCCACACCGGCTTCCTGCTCACCGCCCGCCGCCTGGCGGACGGCGTCGAGCCGCCGCTGCGGCGCCGCCGCCCGGCCAAGGGCGCCTACGGCGAGGACTACGACAGCGGGGCGCCCGAACCGACCCTGCAGGAGCGCGCCGCGGCCCGCAAGGCCGCCCGCGACTCCGAGGCCGAGCAGCCCGACCTGGGCTGA
- a CDS encoding ferredoxin, with amino-acid sequence MSVTEQTAAATEELEVWIDQDLCTGDGICAQYAPEVFELDIDGLAYVKGPDDELRQQPGETAPVPLTLLQDVVDSAKECPGDCIHVRRVADRVEVYGPDAE; translated from the coding sequence ATGTCGGTGACCGAGCAGACCGCGGCGGCGACCGAGGAGCTGGAGGTGTGGATCGACCAGGATCTGTGCACCGGCGACGGCATCTGCGCCCAGTACGCGCCCGAGGTCTTCGAGCTGGACATCGACGGACTCGCGTACGTGAAGGGCCCGGACGACGAGCTGCGCCAGCAGCCCGGGGAGACCGCCCCGGTGCCGCTGACGCTCCTTCAGGACGTGGTGGACTCGGCGAAGGAGTGCCCCGGCGACTGCATCCACGTGCGCCGGGTCGCCGACCGGGTCGAGGTCTACGGGCCGGACGCCGAATAA
- the arc gene encoding proteasome ATPase, translating into MAAHDDDYNRSTGRPARGSDEAAQVSYLEQEIAVLRRKLADSPRNSRILEERIVELQTNLAGVTAQNERLASTLREARDQIVALKEEVDRLAQPPAGFGTFLEANEDGTADIFTGGRKLRVNVSPNVALDELRRGQEVMLNEALNIVDAMAFERIGEIVTLKEILEDGERALVIGHTDEERVVRLAEPLREVTIRAGDALLLEPRSGYVYEVVPKSEVEELVLEEVPDIDYRQIGGLNNQIELIRDAVELPYLHADLFKEYELRPPKGVLLYGPPGCGKTLIAKAVANSLAKKVAEVTGRPQGKSYFLNIKGPELLNKYVGETERQIRLVFQRAREKAGEGTPVIVFFDEMESLFRTRGSGVSSDVENTIVPQLLAEIDGVEGLENVIVIGASNREDMIDPAILRPGRLDVKIKIERPDAEAAKDIFSKYLRDSLPFHPDDLKEHDGSVEATVAAMIQSVVERMYSETEENRFLEVTYANGDKEVLYFKDFNSGAMIQNIVDRAKKMAIKDFLDHGQRGLRVSHLLAACVDEFKENEDLPNTTNPDDWARISGKKGERIVFIRTLVTGKQGAESGRSIDTVANTGQYL; encoded by the coding sequence GTGGCAGCCCACGATGACGACTACAACCGCAGCACCGGCAGGCCCGCTCGTGGTTCCGACGAGGCCGCTCAGGTCTCGTACCTTGAGCAGGAAATCGCCGTACTGCGCCGCAAGCTCGCCGACTCGCCGCGCAATTCGAGAATCCTCGAAGAGCGGATCGTCGAGCTCCAGACCAACCTGGCCGGCGTGACCGCCCAGAACGAACGACTCGCCTCCACCCTGCGCGAGGCCCGCGACCAGATCGTGGCCCTCAAGGAGGAAGTGGACCGGCTGGCACAGCCGCCGGCCGGGTTCGGCACCTTCCTCGAGGCGAACGAGGACGGTACCGCCGACATCTTCACCGGCGGTCGCAAGCTCCGCGTCAACGTCAGTCCGAACGTCGCCCTCGACGAACTGCGGCGCGGCCAGGAAGTGATGCTCAACGAGGCCCTCAACATCGTGGACGCGATGGCCTTCGAGCGCATCGGCGAGATCGTCACCCTCAAGGAGATCCTCGAGGACGGCGAGCGCGCCCTGGTCATCGGCCACACCGACGAGGAGCGCGTGGTGCGCCTCGCCGAACCGCTGCGCGAGGTCACCATCCGGGCGGGGGACGCCCTGCTGCTGGAGCCCCGCTCCGGCTACGTGTACGAGGTCGTGCCGAAGTCCGAGGTCGAGGAGCTGGTCCTCGAGGAGGTCCCGGACATCGACTACCGCCAGATCGGCGGCCTGAACAACCAGATCGAGCTGATCCGCGACGCGGTCGAGCTGCCGTACCTGCACGCCGACCTGTTCAAGGAGTACGAGCTGCGCCCGCCCAAGGGCGTGCTGCTCTACGGCCCGCCCGGCTGCGGCAAGACGCTGATCGCCAAGGCGGTCGCCAACTCGCTGGCCAAGAAGGTCGCCGAGGTCACCGGCCGCCCCCAGGGGAAGAGCTACTTCCTCAACATCAAGGGCCCCGAGCTGCTCAACAAGTACGTGGGCGAGACCGAGCGGCAGATCCGCCTGGTCTTCCAGCGAGCCCGGGAGAAGGCGGGCGAGGGCACGCCCGTCATCGTCTTCTTCGACGAGATGGAGTCGCTGTTCCGCACCCGCGGCTCCGGCGTCAGCTCGGACGTGGAGAACACCATCGTCCCGCAGCTGCTCGCCGAGATCGACGGCGTGGAGGGCCTCGAGAACGTCATCGTCATCGGCGCCTCGAACCGCGAGGACATGATCGACCCGGCGATCCTGCGGCCCGGCCGCCTGGACGTCAAGATCAAGATCGAGCGCCCGGACGCCGAGGCCGCGAAGGACATCTTCTCCAAGTACCTCAGGGACTCGCTGCCGTTCCACCCGGACGACCTCAAGGAGCACGACGGCTCCGTCGAGGCCACGGTGGCGGCGATGATCCAGTCGGTCGTGGAGCGGATGTACTCCGAGACCGAGGAGAACCGCTTCCTGGAGGTCACCTACGCGAACGGTGACAAGGAGGTCCTGTACTTCAAGGACTTCAACTCCGGTGCCATGATCCAGAACATCGTCGACCGCGCGAAGAAGATGGCCATCAAGGACTTCCTCGACCACGGTCAGCGCGGTCTGCGCGTCTCCCACCTGCTCGCCGCCTGCGTGGACGAGTTCAAGGAGAACGAGGACCTGCCGAACACCACCAACCCGGACGACTGGGCCCGCATCTCCGGCAAGAAGGGCGAGCGGATCGTCTTCATCCGCACGCTGGTCACCGGCAAGCAGGGCGCCGAGTCCGGCCGCTCGATCGACACTGTCGCCAACACGGGGCAGTACCTGTAA
- the dop gene encoding depupylase/deamidase Dop, producing the protein MTVRRVMGIETEYGISVPGHPNANAMLTSSQIVNAYAAAMHRARRARWDFEEENPLRDARGFDLAREVADASQLTDEDIGLANVILTNGARFYVDHAHPEYSSPEVTNPRDAVLWDKAGERIMAAAAQRALELPNGQNIHLYKNNTDNKGASYGTHENYLMKRATPFADIVRHLTPFFVSRQVVTGAGRVGIGQDGSAHGFQISQRADYFEVEVGLETTLKRPIINTRDEPHADAEKYRRLHVIIGDANLSEISTYLKLGTTSLVLSMIEDSFIASDLAVDQPVRTLHRVSHDPTLKHLITLRNGRKLTAVQLQLEYFELARKYVEDRFGTDADEQTVDVLARWEDVLGRLERDPMSLSKQLDWIAKREILEGYRSRDALEWNNPRLHLVDLQYSDVRAEKGLYNRLVARGRFERLLTEEEVERAVSKPPEDTRAYFRGRCLEQYAEHVAAASWDSVIFDLPGRDSLQRVPTLEPLRGTRNHVKELLDRCRTAEDLLRVLAGG; encoded by the coding sequence ATGACCGTACGGCGCGTGATGGGCATCGAGACCGAGTACGGGATCTCCGTGCCCGGGCACCCCAACGCCAACGCCATGCTCACCTCGTCCCAGATCGTCAACGCGTACGCGGCGGCGATGCACCGGGCACGGCGGGCCCGCTGGGACTTCGAGGAGGAGAACCCGCTGCGCGACGCGCGGGGCTTCGACCTCGCGCGCGAGGTGGCGGACGCGAGCCAGCTGACCGACGAGGACATCGGCCTCGCCAACGTCATCCTGACCAACGGGGCCCGGTTCTACGTGGACCACGCGCACCCCGAGTACAGCTCGCCCGAGGTGACCAACCCGCGCGACGCCGTGCTGTGGGACAAGGCCGGCGAGCGGATCATGGCGGCCGCGGCCCAGCGCGCGCTGGAACTGCCCAACGGGCAGAACATCCACCTGTACAAGAACAACACCGACAACAAGGGCGCCTCCTACGGCACCCACGAGAACTACCTGATGAAGCGGGCGACGCCGTTCGCCGACATCGTCCGCCACCTCACCCCCTTCTTCGTCTCCCGCCAGGTGGTCACCGGCGCCGGCCGGGTCGGCATCGGCCAGGACGGCTCGGCGCACGGCTTCCAGATCAGCCAGCGGGCGGACTACTTCGAGGTCGAGGTCGGCCTGGAGACCACCCTCAAGCGGCCGATCATCAACACCCGGGACGAACCGCACGCCGACGCCGAGAAGTACCGCCGGCTGCACGTGATCATCGGGGACGCCAACCTCTCCGAGATCTCCACCTACCTCAAGCTGGGCACCACCTCGCTGGTCCTGTCGATGATCGAGGACTCCTTCATCGCCTCCGACCTCGCCGTCGACCAGCCGGTGCGCACCCTGCACCGGGTCTCCCACGACCCGACCCTCAAGCACCTGATCACCCTGCGCAACGGGCGCAAGCTCACCGCCGTCCAGCTGCAGCTGGAGTACTTCGAGCTGGCCCGCAAGTACGTCGAGGACCGCTTCGGCACCGATGCGGACGAGCAGACCGTCGACGTGCTGGCGCGCTGGGAGGACGTCCTCGGGCGGCTGGAGCGCGACCCGATGTCGCTCTCCAAGCAGCTGGACTGGATCGCCAAGCGGGAGATCCTGGAGGGCTACCGCAGCCGGGACGCCCTGGAGTGGAACAACCCGCGGCTGCATCTGGTCGACCTCCAGTACAGCGACGTACGGGCCGAGAAGGGGCTGTACAACCGTCTGGTGGCCCGCGGCCGGTTCGAGCGGCTGCTGACCGAGGAGGAGGTCGAGCGGGCCGTCTCCAAGCCCCCGGAGGACACCAGGGCCTACTTCCGCGGGCGCTGCCTGGAGCAGTACGCGGAGCACGTCGCGGCGGCCTCCTGGGACTCGGTGATCTTCGACCTGCCGGGCCGGGACTCCCTGCAGCGGGTGCCCACCCTGGAGCCGCTGCGCGGCACCCGCAACCACGTCAAGGAGCTGCTGGACCGCTGCCGCACGGCGGAGGACCTGCTGCGCGTCCTGGCCGGTGGGTAA
- a CDS encoding ubiquitin-like protein Pup — protein MASKDTGGGQQRANRSSEEVEEQVAETQNSDDLKERQEKLSDDVDAVLDEIDEVLESNAEDFVRGFVQKGGQ, from the coding sequence ATGGCGAGCAAGGATACCGGCGGCGGCCAGCAGCGGGCAAACCGCTCCTCCGAGGAGGTCGAGGAGCAAGTCGCGGAAACCCAGAATTCCGATGACCTCAAGGAGCGCCAGGAAAAGCTGAGCGACGACGTCGACGCGGTGCTGGACGAAATCGACGAAGTGCTCGAGAGCAATGCCGAGGATTTCGTGCGTGGATTTGTCCAGAAGGGTGGGCAATAG
- the prcB gene encoding proteasome subunit beta: MEANTRGTGRLPAAFLTPGSSSFLDFLAEHKPELIPGRGGLPEGSVVEAPHGTTIVAAVFDGGVVIAGDRRATMGNVIAQRDIEKVFPADEYSAVGIAGTAGLAVEMVRLFQLELEHYEKIEGTTLSLEGKANRLTSMIRGNLGMAMQGLAVVPIFAGYDLDLGRGRIFNYDVTGGRSEERGFAATGSGSVFARGSMKKLYREDLTAEQAVTLVVQALYDAADDDSATGGPDLARKIFPIVSLITEDGFRRLTDAEVAETAVAITDERLTRPNGPQAPLI, encoded by the coding sequence GTGGAAGCCAACACTCGTGGCACCGGGCGTCTACCGGCTGCCTTCCTGACCCCGGGGTCCTCCTCGTTCCTCGACTTCCTCGCCGAGCACAAGCCGGAGCTGATCCCCGGTCGCGGCGGGCTCCCCGAGGGATCGGTGGTGGAGGCCCCGCACGGGACCACGATCGTGGCCGCGGTCTTCGACGGCGGTGTGGTGATCGCCGGTGACCGCCGGGCGACCATGGGCAACGTCATCGCCCAGCGCGACATCGAGAAGGTGTTCCCGGCCGACGAGTACAGCGCGGTCGGCATCGCCGGCACCGCCGGCCTCGCGGTCGAGATGGTGCGGCTGTTCCAGCTGGAGCTGGAGCACTACGAGAAGATCGAGGGCACCACGCTCTCCCTGGAGGGCAAGGCCAACCGCCTCACCAGCATGATCCGGGGCAACCTGGGCATGGCGATGCAGGGCCTCGCGGTGGTGCCGATCTTCGCCGGCTACGACCTCGACCTGGGCCGCGGCCGGATCTTCAACTACGACGTCACCGGCGGGCGCTCCGAGGAGCGCGGCTTCGCCGCCACCGGCTCGGGTTCGGTCTTCGCCCGCGGCTCGATGAAGAAGCTGTACCGCGAGGACCTGACGGCCGAGCAGGCCGTCACCCTGGTCGTCCAGGCGCTGTACGACGCGGCGGACGACGACTCCGCCACCGGCGGCCCGGACCTGGCCCGCAAGATCTTCCCGATCGTCTCGCTGATCACCGAGGACGGCTTCCGCCGGCTCACCGACGCCGAGGTCGCGGAGACCGCGGTCGCCATCACCGACGAGCGCCTGACCCGGCCCAACGGCCCGCAGGCCCCGCTGATCTAG